From a single Cyprinus carpio isolate SPL01 chromosome A3, ASM1834038v1, whole genome shotgun sequence genomic region:
- the LOC109110354 gene encoding telethonin-like: MQMCTVLEKKGGCVVGAELSCSVKEENPTKKESYTANWRSINMKTRPEDRQSMLMSDDSHRESLSRYWQARPLNQACPSGVVRVGTVDTGVREHQLLPYRNTLPLPIFKPAELGVRLSRGAPHTLEDLPPTRVLDGACPDKRPLEQITRDLPPVKPMRMEFAKAPRALGRSMSQEAQRG; the protein is encoded by the exons ATGCAGATGTGCACAGTCCTGGAGAAGAAAGGAGGATGTGTGGTTGGAGCCGAGCTCAGCTGCAGTGTGAAGGAGGAAAATCCAACTAAGAAAGAGAGTTACACCGCTAACTGGCGCAGCATCAATATGAAGACTCGACCTGAGGATCG CCAATCGATGTTGATGTCAGACGACTCTCACCGGGAGTCCCTGTCCCGTTATTGGCAGGCGCGTCCTCTCAATCAGGCCTGCCCATCGGGTGTTGTCAGAGTGGGCACTGTGGACACAGGTGTAAGGGAGCACCAGCTCTTACCCTACAGGAACACCCTGCCCCTGCCCATCTTCAAGCCTGCTGAGCTGGGCGTCCGCCTGAGCCGTGGAGCCCCACACACCCTGGAAGATCTCCCTCCCACCCGGGTTCTCGACGGAGCCTGTCCAGACAAGAGACCATTGGAACAGATCACCAGGGACCTGCCGCCCGTCAAACCCATGCGAATGGAGTTTGCCAAAGCACCCAGAGCCCTGGGCCGATCCATGTCTCAGGAGGCCCAGAGGGGCTGA